From Prosthecobacter fusiformis, one genomic window encodes:
- a CDS encoding CsbD family protein, with the protein MTKLGMKGSWNETKGKLKQKYAQLTDDDLLFEEGKEDELLGRIQKRTGETKEKIRSYIEEV; encoded by the coding sequence ATGACAAAACTCGGCATGAAAGGCAGTTGGAACGAAACCAAGGGCAAGCTTAAACAGAAGTATGCCCAACTCACCGACGATGACCTTCTCTTCGAAGAGGGAAAAGAAGATGAGCTTTTGGGTCGCATCCAGAAACGCACCGGTGAGACAAAGGAAAAAATCCGCAGCTACATCGAAGAGGTGTAA
- a CDS encoding transglutaminase family protein, with product MRRYYIEHRTVYRYAEPVNFGLHRLVLRPREGHDITVVKHELTVQPEAKLFWLTDLFGNSIALAEIAEPADKLEIVNVVIIDRVEGPEDEAPQLRSRASEVTMPVTYPQMELGVVSGYIAPVYEDDAAAVASWADAQRQTVPEPTALSMVTHLNRCINAQIKYMRREERGVQSPARTLTLGTGSCRDMATLLMEACRALGIAARFVSGYLDAMAAAAGRGSTHAWVEVYLPDSGWRGFDPTVGDVVSRKHVPLGVSAHPRGVMPVSGIYDGPPGSYQGLDVAITIRQIDCNESLHSTAKEGR from the coding sequence ATGAGACGTTATTACATCGAACACCGCACGGTGTACCGCTACGCGGAACCCGTGAATTTCGGGCTGCATCGCTTGGTGCTGCGGCCACGTGAAGGACATGACATCACGGTGGTCAAACACGAATTGACCGTGCAGCCTGAGGCCAAGTTATTTTGGCTGACGGATCTGTTCGGCAATAGCATTGCCCTGGCGGAAATCGCTGAACCGGCAGACAAACTGGAGATTGTGAATGTGGTGATCATTGACCGTGTGGAGGGGCCTGAAGATGAGGCGCCTCAATTGCGCTCCCGAGCATCTGAGGTGACGATGCCAGTGACCTATCCACAGATGGAGTTGGGCGTGGTATCCGGCTACATTGCACCAGTCTATGAAGATGATGCTGCCGCCGTGGCGAGCTGGGCGGACGCACAGAGACAAACGGTGCCAGAACCAACGGCACTGTCCATGGTGACCCACCTTAACCGTTGTATTAACGCTCAAATCAAATACATGCGGAGGGAGGAACGCGGAGTGCAGTCCCCTGCGCGTACTCTTACCCTTGGCACTGGCTCCTGCCGGGATATGGCCACCCTGCTCATGGAGGCTTGCCGGGCATTGGGAATAGCAGCACGTTTTGTCAGCGGATATTTGGATGCGATGGCGGCTGCGGCTGGGCGAGGTTCCACTCATGCCTGGGTGGAAGTCTATCTCCCGGACAGCGGCTGGCGTGGATTTGACCCGACTGTGGGAGATGTGGTTTCCCGCAAGCATGTTCCTTTGGGAGTCAGCGCTCACCCACGTGGTGTGATGCCGGTCAGCGGTATTTATGATGGCCCGCCCGGTTCGTATCAGGGGCTGGATGTGGCGATCACGATCCGTCAGATCGATTGCAATGAATCTCTGCATTCGACCGCCAAGGAAGGCCGCTAA
- a CDS encoding transglutaminase-like domain-containing protein, which yields MRFQITCELDYTATAPVIFLLNIRPKINSHQMLTDEKFTLVPQMPHVQHTDPVTGNRFDQITAQLPGVYHIRYQVIVETSALKLSMSEIPDMPLGEFELDVLALLYPSRYCQSDRLGNLAAKLFGEFETPLKQVQAIVKWISSHIDYVSGSTTSTTSSEDTLVERQGVCRDFAHLGIALCRALNIPARYFTGYAHELNPPDFHACFETWVGGRWLLWDATGLSSPDAVVHIGTGRDAADVSVCTSFGYLQLDRQTVICQALDPDYRKLSEEELQQVCISHS from the coding sequence ATGAGATTTCAAATCACCTGTGAGCTGGATTACACGGCAACCGCTCCTGTCATATTCCTGCTGAACATCCGTCCAAAAATCAATTCTCACCAGATGCTGACGGATGAGAAATTCACGCTCGTGCCGCAAATGCCGCATGTGCAGCATACGGATCCTGTCACGGGCAACCGGTTTGATCAGATCACGGCCCAGTTGCCTGGGGTATATCACATCCGGTATCAAGTCATCGTAGAAACGTCCGCTCTGAAGCTGAGCATGAGTGAAATTCCCGATATGCCATTGGGCGAATTTGAGCTGGATGTGCTGGCGCTACTTTACCCAAGCCGCTATTGCCAATCTGACCGTTTGGGGAATCTGGCTGCAAAGCTTTTTGGGGAATTCGAAACTCCGCTGAAACAGGTGCAGGCCATTGTGAAATGGATATCCTCCCACATTGACTATGTGAGCGGCTCCACCACTTCTACCACATCATCGGAGGATACCCTAGTGGAAAGGCAAGGTGTCTGCCGTGATTTTGCCCATCTGGGCATCGCGCTCTGCCGGGCATTGAATATCCCAGCGCGATATTTTACCGGGTACGCGCATGAGCTCAATCCTCCGGATTTTCATGCTTGTTTTGAAACCTGGGTGGGGGGGCGTTGGCTCCTGTGGGACGCCACAGGGCTCTCTTCCCCAGATGCGGTCGTGCACATTGGCACCGGGCGTGATGCGGCTGATGTGTCCGTTTGTACCTCGTTTGGATATTTGCAGCTGGACCGTCAGACGGTGATTTGCCAGGCGCTGGATCCGGACTATCGCAAGCTTTCTGAAGAGGAGCTTCAGCAGGTCTGCATCTCCCATTCGTAA
- the rpoN gene encoding RNA polymerase factor sigma-54, translated as MIQPALVQAPELSQHLSQELRIKLTVLQTPTHELDLLVRQELQQNPVLELENGLESTFETSLEDPVEDSWDTELSNMARMDDEWRPTPLKPAVSAETEERRQFMMESLTKPVTLAEHVESQLLGMRFDEEERGDIILLLGHLNDNGWLKKSLTEIAEEESRPVEDLAFAQEMLLTLDPPGLGASDLRHCLMTQLSRLGRSKSLEYHILDECFGLLSRRKLEDIASHFEVEIEDVQAAAERITTLNPRPAKELEEAPVSGFHVQPEMTIEKQDGRWVVVLHKDVTPSLKISHFYKNMMAEAEGKKDVREFIRDHIKRGRFFIDMLRQRHQTIQKVAEHIVARQEDFFETGPAHLKPMTMAEIATEVGVHESTVSRTVAGKYAITPHGMFELRSFFTSGMATYAGEAVSARAVEAALKDIVADEDRHHPLNDKEIAEHLAQRGIRISRRTVVKYRDRLGILPSALRRGL; from the coding sequence GTGATACAGCCCGCTTTAGTCCAAGCACCCGAACTAAGCCAGCACTTGTCGCAGGAACTGCGAATCAAATTGACCGTGCTGCAAACCCCCACGCATGAACTGGACCTGCTCGTGAGACAGGAATTGCAGCAAAATCCAGTTCTGGAACTGGAAAATGGGCTTGAATCCACTTTTGAAACCAGCCTCGAAGATCCCGTGGAGGACTCCTGGGATACGGAATTGAGCAATATGGCTCGTATGGATGATGAATGGCGTCCGACCCCGCTCAAGCCCGCCGTTTCAGCAGAAACTGAGGAGCGACGCCAGTTCATGATGGAGTCTCTGACCAAGCCGGTCACCCTGGCAGAGCATGTCGAAAGTCAGTTGTTAGGCATGCGCTTCGATGAAGAGGAACGGGGTGATATTATCTTGTTGTTAGGCCACCTCAATGACAACGGCTGGCTGAAGAAGTCTCTGACCGAAATAGCTGAAGAGGAAAGCCGTCCGGTGGAAGACCTGGCCTTCGCCCAGGAAATGTTACTCACCTTGGACCCTCCTGGGCTAGGTGCTTCTGATCTTCGGCATTGCCTGATGACTCAGCTATCCAGACTGGGACGGAGCAAATCCCTCGAATACCACATTCTCGACGAATGTTTTGGCTTGCTGTCCCGACGTAAACTCGAAGACATCGCCTCCCATTTCGAAGTTGAAATCGAGGACGTGCAAGCCGCTGCAGAGCGCATCACCACCCTCAATCCTCGCCCCGCCAAAGAGCTTGAAGAAGCCCCCGTGAGTGGATTTCACGTGCAGCCCGAGATGACCATCGAAAAGCAGGATGGTAGATGGGTCGTCGTGCTGCACAAAGATGTCACCCCCTCCCTGAAGATAAGCCATTTTTACAAAAACATGATGGCCGAGGCAGAAGGGAAAAAGGATGTCCGCGAATTCATCCGCGATCACATCAAACGCGGCCGGTTTTTCATTGATATGCTGCGTCAGCGCCACCAGACCATTCAAAAAGTGGCTGAGCACATCGTGGCCAGGCAGGAGGATTTTTTTGAAACAGGTCCCGCCCATCTTAAGCCCATGACCATGGCTGAAATCGCCACAGAAGTTGGCGTGCACGAAAGCACCGTTAGCCGCACGGTGGCAGGTAAATACGCCATCACCCCTCATGGCATGTTTGAACTCCGCTCCTTCTTCACCTCTGGCATGGCCACCTACGCTGGAGAGGCTGTCAGCGCACGCGCGGTAGAAGCAGCATTAAAGGACATCGTTGCGGATGAAGACCGGCACCATCCGCTCAATGATAAAGAGATTGCAGAGCATCTGGCCCAGCGCGGTATTCGCATCTCACGCCGCACCGTGGTGAAGTACAGGGACAGGTTAGGCATCCTGCCCAGCGCATTGCGCCGGGGTCTCTGA